A single Alphaproteobacteria bacterium DNA region contains:
- a CDS encoding 5-oxoprolinase subunit PxpA, producing MAKEVNLNADMGEGFGAYKIGNDDALLDIIGSASIACGFHAGDPNTMHHLVTQAKAKGVSVGAHPGFNDLWGFGRRRIDMSVRDLEYMVAYQIGALQGLAAYAGTKVTHLKAHGALNNMAAENLEISLAIGRAIKTVDPAIIYVALAGSQMEAAAVKLGLRLAREGFCDRLYDDDGNLTSRKIAGAVLHDAEEIKNRVVQMVLNDEIVSRNGKRLPRKIDTLCVHGDEPSAVEAARAVRKGLEAAGVRVIPLTEMRLT from the coding sequence ATGGCCAAAGAAGTCAATCTGAACGCGGACATGGGCGAAGGCTTCGGCGCCTACAAGATCGGGAACGACGATGCCCTTCTCGACATCATCGGCTCCGCCAGCATTGCCTGCGGCTTCCACGCGGGCGACCCCAACACCATGCACCATCTGGTGACCCAGGCCAAGGCGAAGGGCGTGAGTGTCGGCGCCCATCCGGGCTTCAACGACCTCTGGGGTTTCGGTCGTCGGCGCATCGACATGTCCGTTCGCGACCTCGAATACATGGTCGCCTACCAAATCGGCGCACTCCAGGGCTTGGCCGCCTACGCCGGCACCAAGGTCACGCATCTCAAAGCGCACGGTGCACTCAACAACATGGCCGCGGAGAACCTGGAAATCTCGCTCGCGATCGGGCGCGCCATCAAGACGGTCGACCCGGCCATCATCTACGTGGCCCTCGCGGGTTCGCAAATGGAGGCGGCTGCCGTTAAACTCGGGCTTCGCCTCGCGCGCGAGGGGTTCTGCGACCGGCTCTATGACGACGACGGCAATCTTACCTCGCGGAAGATCGCGGGTGCGGTGCTGCACGACGCAGAAGAAATAAAGAATCGGGTCGTTCAAATGGTGCTCAACGACGAAATCGTGTCGCGCAACGGCAAACGCCTGCCGCGCAAAATCGACACACTCTGCGTGCACGGGGACGAGCCGAGTGCGGTCGAGGCGGCGCGCGCCGTGCGCAAGGGCCTCGAGGCCGCGGGCGTGCGGGTCATTCCGCTCACGGAGATGAGACTTACTTAG